A region of Dermochelys coriacea isolate rDerCor1 chromosome 1, rDerCor1.pri.v4, whole genome shotgun sequence DNA encodes the following proteins:
- the KCNE3 gene encoding potassium voltage-gated channel subfamily E member 3 isoform X2, translating into MPTPHGPFVSLFGWETLCRKFPGNCEDMEVGNLTETLYQSLHSLLKALNQTLHGAILCPPDQATRWTNGSHIKLASKDDYSYTYILFVMILFAATVGSLILGYTKSRKVDKRSDPYHIYIKDRVSMI; encoded by the exons ATGCCAACACCACATGGCCCCTTTGTCTCGCTCTTTGGATGGGAGACGCTGT GCAGAAAGTTTCCTGGGAATTGTGAGGACATGGAGGTGGGGAACCTGACGGAGACGTTATACCAAAGCCTGCACTCATTGCTGAAGGCCCTGAACCAAACACTTCATGGTGCCATCCTGTGCCCACCAGACCAGGCCACGAGGTGGACGAATGGCAGTCACATCAAGCTAGCCAGCAAGGACGACTATTCCTACACGTACATCTTGTTCGTGATGATTCTGTTTGCCGCCACAGTGGGGAGTTTGATTCTGGGCTACACCAAATCCAGGAAGGTGGACAAGCGGAGTGATCCCTACCACATATACATTAAGGACAGGGTGTCTATGATCTGA
- the KCNE3 gene encoding potassium voltage-gated channel subfamily E member 3 isoform X3, with protein sequence MEVGNLTETLYQSLHSLLKALNQTLHGAILCPPDQATRWTNGSHIKLASKDDYSYTYILFVMILFAATVGSLILGYTKSRKVDKRSDPYHIYIKDRVSMI encoded by the coding sequence ATGGAGGTGGGGAACCTGACGGAGACGTTATACCAAAGCCTGCACTCATTGCTGAAGGCCCTGAACCAAACACTTCATGGTGCCATCCTGTGCCCACCAGACCAGGCCACGAGGTGGACGAATGGCAGTCACATCAAGCTAGCCAGCAAGGACGACTATTCCTACACGTACATCTTGTTCGTGATGATTCTGTTTGCCGCCACAGTGGGGAGTTTGATTCTGGGCTACACCAAATCCAGGAAGGTGGACAAGCGGAGTGATCCCTACCACATATACATTAAGGACAGGGTGTCTATGATCTGA
- the KCNE3 gene encoding potassium voltage-gated channel subfamily E member 3 isoform X1, with product MAAAGGRCAPLPAAAGGAGAGAGAPTCCSHSRAAGSERRISVSVHLHNGTDANTTWPLCLALWMGDAVKFPGNCEDMEVGNLTETLYQSLHSLLKALNQTLHGAILCPPDQATRWTNGSHIKLASKDDYSYTYILFVMILFAATVGSLILGYTKSRKVDKRSDPYHIYIKDRVSMI from the exons ATGGCTGCAGCCGGGGGACGCTGCGCTCCCCTCCCAGCCGCggcgggcggggccggggccggggccggggcccccACGTGCTGCAGCCACAGCCGGGCTGCGGGGAGCGAGCGGCGG ATCTCTGTATCTGTCCATCTCCACAACGGGACGGATGCCAACACCACATGGCCCCTTTGTCTCGCTCTTTGGATGGGAGACGCTGT AAAGTTTCCTGGGAATTGTGAGGACATGGAGGTGGGGAACCTGACGGAGACGTTATACCAAAGCCTGCACTCATTGCTGAAGGCCCTGAACCAAACACTTCATGGTGCCATCCTGTGCCCACCAGACCAGGCCACGAGGTGGACGAATGGCAGTCACATCAAGCTAGCCAGCAAGGACGACTATTCCTACACGTACATCTTGTTCGTGATGATTCTGTTTGCCGCCACAGTGGGGAGTTTGATTCTGGGCTACACCAAATCCAGGAAGGTGGACAAGCGGAGTGATCCCTACCACATATACATTAAGGACAGGGTGTCTATGATCTGA